The sequence CCTCATAGAGTTGGACAGACCACCTCATCCTCTCATCGTTCCCATTCCCACTGACTCTCAAAACTCAGGTTCCTTCAGTACCTACAAGGTCCCCTTCCCTCCTAGCTGTTACCATTTATCATTTACCCCCACCGACAGACTGGGTTTGGAAGGATTATCTTCTACAACCCAGGGACAGTTTTTAGCCGTCATTTCGTAATAAGCTTTAGCACTCAACACTGTTACACCaatttacagattagaaaacttCACCATAGCTGGAGGTGGTGAGGCCAGGATGAAAACTCAAGACAGTCCGACCCCGAGAGAGCTATGGCTCCTCCTAAACCCCATGTTAGCTACCTCCTCTGATTACCCCCTGCCTTTCTGAAATTCTGAAAATATCCCTGAGGACTAATTCCACCGCTAATTGCCACCCCACATGGTAAGCAGAACACTTACCCTGAATTGCTGGCAGGAACAGCAATGAACGTCCGGGTGAAGGCTCGCAAAGAATCCCGAGACTTTCCATCCACTGCAATGGTAGCAAAGGCAGTGACCCCTTAGAGTCGTTCATGCTTTATTTACAAACATCTTCTCGAGTCACGGTCTTATTTCAtacaaaggaccaaaatggacCAGACAGGGACGATTATGTACTGGGGAGCAGGGGTGGGGTGATGTGCCAGAGGTCAGGGAGGACAACCACAGTAACAACTATTACCACTGACAGGGcccctgtgtgccaggccctgcgtCAAGTACTTCCTAAGTTACACCTCACTGACTCCCCCAGCACCACTGTGAGATGGCTCTTACTAAGCCCCTGTAAAGACTCTGAGGTGCAAAAGAAATGCAACTTGCCAACACACACAACCAGGGCTGGGATGGAAACTCATTCCCACCTGACTCCAAAGACCCATCATGTGTCCTCCTAATCCTCAGGCATTTGTCACATCCCAAAcaggagagacaggcagagaggaTAGGCCAAACCAAGACGGTTGACAGGCAGAATGAGGGGAGGTCAGGGAAGAAACAGCAACTGGGAAGCTGAGAGTGCTTAAGGAAGTCTAGCTGGGTGAAGGCCCTCTACAAATTCGGGAAGGAATCAAAGAATCCTTACCTTCCTTGAAGACCCCACTGACGGAAAAACACAGCAACGTGCTCTGCAGAAGTACCATCAATTACAACTTAGGCTTTCCAGCCACAGCCTCAGCCCCTCCACCCCACTTCTTAGCCCTCTCAGCCCCCAATTCTGGGGCTTCTGTCAGGGAAGAAACAGGTGCTTACAGTCTGGGCGCTTATGTCTACCACGAAGGAATTGATGTCATGCTGAGTTCTGGGCAACTCATTGAGGAAGGCAACAACGTTGAGGCGTGTGTGCTTTAGCAGGCGGAACCGCAGGCCTGTGGACCAAGATCAGGAGGCTGAGCTCCACTACCGAGGCCACACCCCTCTGCCCACCCTGCTTGGTTCACATCACACACTTACTAGGGTCTTTAAGTTTCTTCACATTCCTGCTATCCTTGAAGTACTCAGCCAAGTTGCTTCTGGGGGAAAAAGAGGAAAGTAGGCAGTGGTCAGAGCAGTGTGGTTGCTAGCAGGTGCTGGTCTGGATCTGCTGGGAAGCCCTGCAGTTCTGGGCAGGCTCTGGGCTAGGATGCTCACCGGTTAGGATTCTGGGGGGTGAAAGGAATGCTCAGGGAGCAGCAAGCCCCATCGTGGTAGGCATCTAAGAGTCCCTGCCGGTCTCCAGAGTCATAAATTCCATAGTATCTGTGGGGAAAGCAAAAGGACAAGCCTGAGCTCCGCAGTCTGGAGCcacaacccattgccactgagtcaattctgactcatagcgaccctacagggctggacagagtagaactgccccatagggtttccaaagctgtaaatctttacggaagtggactgccacatctttctcccatggagcggctggggggttcaaactcccgaccctttcacttaaccactctgctaccagagctcctttgaaGTCACAGGGAGACCCAGAAGCTCTCAAGAATGTGCTTGGGCTAGCCCAGCTCTCCCCAGCCTCAGGGCCCTGGATACTTACTGCTGCAGGAAATGCAGGACCAGACTCTTCAGATTCTCCGTTCCAAAATAGCTTCCCTGGAACCAAACAGGTATTAGGAGCATGTAACCAACACTATCCCCACCACAAGTCAGAACTCTGTCCTGGCTTCTCACCTTGCAGGGAGGTAGCATCGTGGGGGCTTCAACATCAAAAGCAATTGGCGGGGGTAACTCATGGCCGTCCTGGGAAGTGAAAATTGACAGCGTAAACCAGAGACAAAAGGCTGGACGAGTAGATGGAAGAGCTAACCGTGGCAGGTCAGAGGTCAACTATAGAAGAGGCAGGGGAAATGCACAGGCAGGACCAATCAGAGTCTTCATCCTAGGGTCCAGAATCACTGATATATGCAGCTTTTGCGTATGGGCATTTTTCTGGGAAGGACTACCACCTTTGTCAGGTGTTCAAAAGGGTCCACATTCCCAAAGTAACGGTCACACAAAAAAGCACGTCAGATGAGACCTTGGATGTGGCAGATGCTGTGCTCGTTAGAAGGAAATTAAAGCAGTTATGGACTCACCAGGCGTAATAACTTGGGGAATCTTTCGCGAATGGCGCTGTCAAGAACGGGACAGAAGTGAGTGATGCTTCAGAGCCACCGTGCCTCCTGGGCTGCTCTAGGAGCAAATATACCAACACCCGAGGGACAGCCCATCCCACCCTGTCCACCCTCCACGCCTCCCTAGCCTCTGAGCTCAGGGGGAAATGGCCCTTGAGCTCCTACCCCACCCTGCCCGGGGCACCCAAAAATGGACTGCCTTGAAggctgactctctctctctctctctttctgcctgACCCCGAGTGCCACAGTAGCAGCACCCGCAGCCCAGGCTTTAAGCCCAggccctccttcccctccctgcccccttaccttccaCCTACTCACCTGTGCAGCCCCGGGAGGAGGGAATGGGGTGGGAGCCCAGGGGCTCCGCTGCCTCACCAGGTGTCCATCAGTTCTGCCAGGTCTGGCCTTGGCCAAAACCAGGACACACCACAGGGATGGCACAAGATgttggggcagggagaggagcaAGGCAGGGCTCAGGAAGAGGGGagccaaaagaagagaaagaggaaaacagaaagagaagaaaagcaagATGGGGCAGGGGCAAGCGAGAGATGGGGAAATAGAGggaagcagagagaaaagggaaagaaaaagcaaagagaaagggaaagaactACAAGGCAAGGAAGCAtttagaaaaaagggaaaaaacaggGCAAAGGCACCCTGCCACAGCCCTTTCCTTCAGCTGCCCCTTTCCCCATGCTCCAAGGTAGAAACAGGAAACAAATCTTTGCTGTGGCAGGTGGGCAGCTGCTGTTGGCCAGGTCTCTGTCTGCTACCTGGGTCCCGCTCTGAGCTGGGCGCGGGAAACAAAGCAGCCATGGGGGCAGGAGACCTCCCTCAGAAGGGCTTGAGCCCCTGCAAAGTTGGGGGGGGTAAGGGTCTGTGCCCCACCTCTGTCGGCCCCCAAGTTCTCTCCTGATGGCCCCTCTGCGACTGTGCCTGTCTTAGGTTGTTCCTTCCCTGAGGAATCTTACCCGTCTCTGGCTAACCAGCCATCCTCCGGGGCCAATCAGGGTGATATGAGGTGTGATGTGAGGGAGGGGCTGTGCCCCCCGCGAGCGTCAGTTCTGTCTCCTTGGTAGCCTATGCCCCCATGGCCTCCACGCCCAGCAGCTGGCTTGGGATTCCCCCGCCTACTGGCGGGGCCCCGGCTTTGGTCACAGGTCTTGGGGAACCCAGGTTTCTTCTCCAGGGAGGGCCAGCTCACAGCATTTGGCAAGAGACAGAATGCATGGCACCAGCCCCCAGGAGGCCTCAACCTCAGCATGGCCAGGAAAGCCCAGGCAACAGCCTTGGGTATGCAGACAGGAGAAGGGGGGTCCCTCTTGGCACAAAGGCAAGAGGGGCCATCACAGGAGGGAAGGCCCATTTCAGCAGAAAGTCCCAGTAGGGAGGGCTTTCTGAGCCCAGGGATACCAGGCTCTTGGCCACAAGGCAACCCAATATCTGGGGCAGGTACAAGACACTCCCCTGGTCATGCCAGGAAAGGGAGATGCCATCATCTTGGAACAGGGTAgggaaattctagaaaaggctgtgtgcaggaaggaagaagaaaggctGTAGAACCAGGCAAATGGGTAGGCAggtgagaaggaaggaaaggagacctGGGGGCAAAGCTGGGAGACACGGGCAGGGAGGAGTATGTGATCCTCCCAATGGACAGGTGGTTCCAGCTCAGGGCTGCACATCTCCTGCAGACGGGCACTGGTCAGGGTGCATTAACTCAGCCTCCCAGGGGGTGAAGGTCCCCAGGAGGGGAGACAGAGGCTGCAACTGACCTGATGTAGGTGGACTGGTCTCGGAAGGTGTCGCACAAGGGGTTTCCATCGAGCCACAGCTCTTCTAGCTTCAACGCTTTTACCTTGTCCAACTCCCGCTCGGACTTCAACTGCAGACAGATGGAAGGAAAGAGAGGTGAAGAGACCGGTAAAGAGAGCCAGCAGATCCCTACACCCCAAGTCCCTATGCTCATCTCTAAGACCCATCCCTTGCCTCCCATCATCACCAGGcaaaccctctccaccctcctcccACCTCATTAAAAACACAAGCAGACTCTCAATTTTCACCTCATTTCCAGAGAGGTTTAGGATCTTTAGGTTGGGTGCTTTCTGCACTATGCTAGACAGATCATCCAGCCGGTATAGCTTGTTGTTGCTCAAGTTCAAAGACAATAGCTGTGAGGAGAGAAGAGTTTAAAGGAAGTGCTGCCGGTGTCAGGACTGAGACAAATCTGTCCCCCAGCCCCATCCTACTTCTTCAAGCCAAATACTGGGCCAAAGGCCTCACGCCTTACCTCAGGGATGTTCTCTTCAATGATTCGCAGGGACGCCGCCATACAGCTTCTACGATTCAGGACAACGTCAATGTTCTGGGCGACCAAATCTTCGGGAagcagaaagaaaggaaacatcACTCTGAAAGGGCTTGTCCAGGCCAGCATCAGCACCAGACATTCTCCCTGGGAGATCCCGTCTGCCTTCACCTAGCTGACAATTAGTGCTATCAACTATACCTGGGTCGGTACGGAGGCCCTTGAGGTCCAGTGCTTGCTGGGAGCcatcatatcttttgctcatgatcagctagagagaaagagaaaaggttCAGCTGTGACTGGGGATGTGTGTGGGGATGGGGTGGAAACACATTGCTCGAGCCTGCCTCACCTTTAGCTGCTCTACTTGTTCTGGCTTCAGCTCGTTCTGCACCGTTTGGGGTGGAGCTGAGGGGTTGATGATGATTGATATCTGCAGGGAAGAAACAAAGGGCAGGGTAAACCCCAGGAAGTCCAAGCCCCAGTGCTAAGACCCAGTCCCTGCCCTGTGCACCAGTCCCCATATCCCGCCAAGCCAGGGCCCTCTACACATACCCTTCGGTTCTCCCGATCCAAAATCTTATAGTTGACAGCCTTCAGTGCAGAGGCGGTGCTGGCATCTTCAACAAAAAATTGGGCCCGTGTGTTCTCATAGTGAAACTGTAAGAAGCAGAAATAGCAGCATTAGACTTAGAGCCCAgaccccttctgccctccaaGGTGccccaccagcctgagactgAGGCCTTATTTCACCTCGACAGGAGTGAAGGGAACACTGCACTTGCTCTGAATCAAGCTCAGCAGCCAGGCCTTGTCGTATTTTCTGCCATAAGGaatctaaaaaggaaaaagaaaaaaaagagaacaacaaTACGTAACTAAGGTAGAAGAGCAAACCCAACCTAGTGGCTTTTTCAGGCCTTCTGCCAAGCTTTTAAAAGATTTTCTAAGAAGAGGACTAGACATATGCTCATTATTTAAGTTAGATGTGAACCCCTTAACTTGCTTCCTGTCCACTTAAACTTTTtttgcaaaagaataaaaacttttGGTTCTAAAAGCTCCAAGATTATCGTTTACACCTTGCCTGCCCCTCTGAGAACTCCAGGGATTCTAATTGAGACAGCCAGGAGTTTCTCTATCTCCCAAGCACAGTTACCATGTTTCCCTGTAGATGGTACCCCCATCCTGCCTGTTCCCTTCTACAGACCAACTTTTTGGTGTTCTACGATACTGATCCTTAGGCAAAACAGACAGATGCCTAGTTGTAAGATAAAGAGCCGAAAAGACTGACTTTATGAAATAAACAGGAAACGCTTTCACTGTGAGCCCAGCCCCCGTCTCCCCTACACCACCTACTTCTTTTCCAAGGTACTCACTGTAATCTTGAACCAGTTCTTCgaggtcccatcctggctggtgCCAGCCGCCCCCCTTTCTGGAGGAGCTCTGTCTCTCCGCACAGTGACGTGGATACGGCCTCGATCGTGCCAATTATCACCGCGACGGTTGGGTCGGGCAGcataagggttgctgtgaggaaaaAAATGTCCGTAAGTGCTAGAAAATTCTTCTCAAAGGCCTCCACACTGTTATCATGGCTAGAGCTGAGGGTGTTCAACCATTAAGCCGATTCTGGCATTTCTCATCCTTCAAAATGGGAAAGAGAAGGGGTATGGACAGTAAGAGAGCTGCAGAATCTGATGGGTCACTAAATTTCAGCCAGACCAACTGGTCACTTACTATCGTACTCGGGGACCATCCTGGGCATCAACCATCGCCACATCGCCATCATCTTCCCCAAGGCGAGAAGACCGAGTACCAGAACCGCCTCTTCCAGAGCGACGGTTCCCCTCGCCATAATTCCAACGGAAAGGACCCCGGCCTTTTCTTCTTCGAGGTAAACTAACACGGTCATCGTGCTCTGGAATCGGAAACAGGAACACAAATTAGTTAGAAACACATCAGTAGTCCAGATACCCTGGTGTGGCAATCACAGTATTTGTCACCCTGTACTACTAGACGAGATACATATAACAGAGGCCACCTCCACACAAACCCCTCTGCCTGTCTAAAGAGCCCTCTCTGAGAGATGGCATCTTCAAGGAAAAATTCTTGGCAAACTGTgtttaaaaaccaaactcgttgctgcaGAGTCTATTCCAagtcctagcgaccctataaggacagaacagaagtgtccaatagagattccaaggctgtaaatctttacagcagcagactgccacatctttctcccgtggagcagctgatgggttcgaactgcaaaacttctggttagctgctgagtgttttaaccactgcaccaccagggaaaaCTGTGTAGGGCTTTCGAAAATGACAGCAGAATTTCGTACTACAGAAAGGAGAAGCAGGCTGTGGAAATGTGGGTAATCCAAAAGTATAAGTGGACACAAATCAGACCCCCAAAGTCACTTAAAGTTCCTGCTTTCTCTCAGCCTCCCAGGTCTACTCAGTGTAACCTGATTTCTCTCACACCTCCTAACCTAACCAATCACAATGATGACATCAGCTTTTGGTAAATCGTACTTTTTACCAAATGTCAACCCCAAATATGACCAATTTTAGGGCCACCTTAAAAAATCTCCCTGCTCTCAAACTGCCACTCTGAAGTTTTGTGAATGAGTCCTCCATTTCCTTTGCCTGAAATGCCTTTAGCTGTGGGGACAGCTCCTAGACTCAGGCTCGAGTGGCGGCTCCAGCCTAGGACAGATGCTCAACAAAGGAGCCTGGAATGAGCTCCAGGGACATGATTCTCTGAATCCAGATGTGTAGGAATAGCTTTTAAGAAACGGTCCATGACTCCCCAAGAAGGTCTACCTAACGCCTGGTATCCTCCAACCAAGAAGATCTGCCTAATGCCTAGTATCCTCCGACCAGTGAACCCCAACAAACTGAcccagggaaggaagaaaaaaaaaaagaataacaacagCAGCTCACATTCACTGCACGTTTTCTCCAGTCTAAACACTATGCTCCAGGAACTTGACTTGAACCATCTCATttaagcgcacacacacacacaccttaggAGTTAGATACTATTATTACCTTATTACAGATAACGGAAGACAAGGCCTGAGTTTAATTAACTCACTCAAGCTTGGTGCAGCCAAATCAGGATTCAAACCTCGGCTGTCATGCACTCCTAACCActgttggttgttaggtgccctcaagtcagttccgacgcagcaaccctaggtaccacagaacaaaacactgcctgatcctgcgccatcctcacaatcatggctacgtttgagccactgtgtcaatccaccttgttgagggtctcctctttctgactgatcctctaccaagcatgatctccttctccagggactgatccctcctgataatgtgactgaagtacatgagatgaactctcgccattcttgcttctaacgagcgttctggctgtacttcttccaaaacagacttgttcgttcttctggcagtccgtggtatattcgatattctttgcgaacaccataattcaaaggcctcgcttcttctttcatcttccttattctttgcccagctttcgcatacacATAAGAcgtttgaaaataccacggcttgggtcaggcgcaccttagtcttcacagcgacatctttgctttttaacactttaagatgGTCTTTGGCACAGATCTGCccgatgcaatacgtcgtttTTGATTCATGAACACTACGCTGGACTAAACCCAGGAGATCAGAATATCGAGGTGGTGTATAGGTGGTCTACGACATTAAGCTCAAACGGCAGGAAGAGGTACGATACCGACTACACGCGGTAGAAAACTGGGCACCACGGCAGCCCAGATACACTGAGTCACATTAAAGGAAGAGTCGGGCCGCCAAACTGAACTGACAGGCATCAACCACCCACAGTTCAAAGGAATCCTGTCACCCCACCCTGAGCCACCCGCTTCGAGCCGCAGGTCCTCACGCCAGGATTCCCGAGTCAACAACCCCGGCGCCCACCTCGAGTGCGGCTGGGGCCTCCCGAGGCCGCCTCGCCCCCGGCCCGCCCGCCCCGCGCCCTTCCCCACGGACGCCGGGCCCCTCGCGGCCTCACGCCCCGGCGCTGAGGCCTAGGCCGGCGCCGCCCACCCCGGCCCCGGATCGCCCCGCTCCGCCGCCCGAGGACCAGCACTCACCGCTGTACGACTTCCCCTCGTCGGCCATGGCGCTGCGACAAGCAGGGACGCTCAGGCGCGGGCCACCAAACGTCCGAACGCCCAGGCACCCAGGCCGAAACACCTCTACGCCCGGCACCGCCGCATTTGCCCGGAGGAGCACGTCGCGCGCCGCCGACGTCCCCAGTTGGTGGGCGGGGCCGCCGGGACTAGCGCAGCGCACTGCGCGTGCGCAAACGGCAGGACGCGGCTGGGGGCGGGGCCGGCTCCGAGGGCTGCGCTTTCGGAGCCCGGAATCCCAGGCCCATTCACCCGCCACCTTCTTCGAACGTCGGCCGGCGCTCCTCCGGCACCTCCGGGGCAGTGGCGGGTTAACCGGTAAGCACGGTATGCACGGGGTTAACTTTgcgtactaatctgtagtgcacagtttcatcTGGGGTTCATGTCGAACGCAGGTGAAATTGCGCCCTAGATTGGTAATGAAGCACAGCGAAGCCCGCGAGTACCCTGTTTATTGAGTTAATCCGTCCTGCTCGAGTTAGCGCGGGAGCAGCGAACAGCCCAACGGCCTCGAGGCTGCTCCAGCCCAGGACTCGGAGAGAAATGGGGAAGAAGGGTCGCGCCAAGGGCTTCCGAGGAACTGGAGACCGGACCCCGGAGTGGGATTTCTCTCTCACGGACACCTAGCAGGATCCAGCCATTTGACCAAGTTTTAGCCCATCCCCTTACCAGCAGGGACCTTGAGCCTGGTTTTTCTCACCCATAAAATGTGTTAATAACCACGAAATTGAACACCGGAATCTAATGAGAACACATGAATGAATGACAGCAGGGACCATGACTTAATTCATGCTTTTTTTCCCTCCAACTCCTGGCCCAGtaccatgcctggcacacagcaggaacTCAAATATTTGTGAAGTAAATTTCCCTTCTAAGCATCCCTCTCCTGGAAGAGTTACCAAGTCAAATGAGGCTGCGTGTATGCCGGGCTTTAGCAAACACTTCACAAATGTCCCCAACCACTATGCACTGTGCTAGGCCCACGTCATATGTCAACTGGGCAGACAACGAAGGTGCAAGCAAGACCACTTGCTTAAGAGAGGCCacagccaaaaccaaactcaccgctgtgactcgattctgactcatactaaccctacaggacagaactgccccattgggtttccaaggctgtcatcttcacagaggcagaccgccacatctttctcctgtgcaacagctggtgggttcgaactgccgatctttcagttagcagctgagtgcttaaccactgtgccgccagggccccTTGAAAAGAGGCCAAGGGGCAAGGAATTATTAAAATGCCAGGGTGAAAAAAGCCAGGGGCTCCCCTAGGCCCCAAGGTACTAGGACAGATCCTGAGTAGGATGACTGGAGTCTCTATAGCTCGAGTTTCCTTTGGGATGTCTGAAAGACGGACTCCAGTGATCTCAGAATGGTGTGGTTGTGGGTTCTGGTCAGGAAGGTCAAAGCAGCCTATCAACCTCCCTGGAGGATGGGTATACtggcagttttctcctctgttcttTGACTGGCTTCAATTTGGCGAGGGCTTGGAGAAAACACAGAGCCTCAGCTGGAGCAGGGCATATAGCACTTCATTATTTGGTACTGACAGCAGGCAGAGCTCCTGCCTCAACCAGCTCAGAGAAGAACTGAGGTCAACTGGTTGGAGGATGCAGATGGAATCAGTCCACACACTGTTCGAGATGGTCTCAGAGTTGGCCACCAATCACCCACTCTGGGATccagctcctccttttgaaagaagtTTCATGCTAATGAGGTGCTGTTGCATTTGGTTCTCTGCTCCCTGGAGGCGGCTGTGTGTACAGAGCTCAGAGGCTGCCACAGTCGGCCTTGGGGCCCCTTGGAGCCATCAGCGCAACCCTTTCAGTTTTGGTACTGGGCAGTGGTCTCACCCACTTGCTGCCTAGGCCCTTCGACGCTCCCACCCAGAAATGACAACATGGCTATTGAGGCTGACAGTCTTGCTGTAATTGGGAGAAAATGGGCTGCAGTGCATTTGGCAGATTGAGAGTCACGAGCAGCCATGTTGGGGTTTGTGCAGGCAGCCGAGGGGCTCAGGACCCCCAGCCTCACATggtgaagaaaggaagaagaaagaggtcAAGTTCTAACCCAGATGGGAAAGTTGGTCCCTGGGACagtttctcttcctctcctcacTCTCAGGAAGGTGGGGGGAAGGGCATCATTTCCCCTTGCTGCCAAAGTTTCCTTTAGGAGAGGCTGGGGAGGATTTAGAAAAACTCATAGTAGAGACAGCCTCTCCCACTGGCCCCCAGCTGGCCTTTGCTCCCTTCCAGTCACTTCACAGCAGAGTCCAAATCCAGAACCGTGTGTGTTTTGTGGGTTGAGGATGGTGAGGATGGACAGGGTAGCCAGAGGcaagatggggggggggggggacgttGTCAAGGGGCAGTGGCCATTCTTAGCAGTTCCAGGGAAACAGGGCCTTTCTCCCAAGCACCCTGCACAGGCTCAGTGGCAGCACTGGCCACCTGCCTTCCCGGGAGGGCTCCAAACCCCCATGGAGTGCCTTAAGAGTAGAGAGGGCTCAGGCAAGGAAGACCACAAAGATGATGAAGAAGACAATGAGGATGAGGAAGATTTTGACCATGAGCCACCGATTGGAGGTGACTGACTGGAAGTACTTGAGGATCTCTGAGTGGGCGGCCTCAACATCCAGCTGGGCTCCTAGCACGTTCTCGTCGATCCTGGGGACAGGCCGGGAGGAAAGGAAACAGGACACTGGATTAAAAAGAATGCTGTTGAGGTGTATTTATTGACATGGAAAGATGGTCACAATATGTGGGGACAAAAAGGGTTTATATACAATATGATACCTTTTTTTGTATCTATTACGGGGCATAAAAAAGGCTCGGGAGGGCTACATAACCAAGTCTTAGCTCTGGTTTGAAAACCGGCTCTGTACTTATTAGCTTATGACCCTAAGCCAGTCACTTAACCTCatgtctcattttcctcatctgcaaaatgagggtaTCCCACACCCTACCTCTCAGGCTGTTGTCAGTctaaaataaatcaacaaatatAAAGTGCCTAATCCATAGTAAAGGTGCCCCAgtgatgcaacggttaagtgctcagctactaatgaaaaggttggtggtcagaacccacccagcagctccacaggagaaaaaactaGCAATCTCCTCTGGTAAAGATCATAgctcagaaaaccctatgggacagtcctgctctgtcgtgtggggttgctatgaatcacaatCAACAACCCATGGGTAAGATCCCTCAAAATGTTAGCTGTAATTTTTGGCTCATCAGTACTTACTCATTTCTGTCTAATAAATATATGCTCATTTATAATAGGGAAAAAAGTTCACAGACCATCAGAGTCAGGAAATCCTGGTTCTGAGTGagagaagaagagaaatttaATGTGGACAGGAAGTCAGGGGATGAGAAAAGGCCTACTGGGAGAACATGTCTCTGAGAATGGAAGTACGAGGTAAGAACTGTAAGGTGTTAATTACGTCAGTGCCAGCAGTTTCAGTTGAAGGGCTTAGGAACAATTTTATAGCAGGCTGAAGCAGAAAAGGGGGATAAGGAAACAGAAAATGTAGACAAGCATATGCAAAAGAAACTGAAACTTGAAAGGATGAAAATTTTCCAATAGACATAGACATCCTTCGGTTTAGAGAATTAGGTGTTCTTACATATAGAGAAGTTCTTAGAGGAAGGGCAATCTCTTGAGAAAGTCCCGAGGAAAATAAAGGATTTCCCAGTCAATCTGCATATGCAATCCTAAAAACCAAATAGAAATCCTTATCTTTGCAAAAGTAGTCCCTGTGAGCGGACACACTTGTGGGCTACAAGTACAAAGAATGTGGTGGAGCCTGGCACTCCTGCTGGGAAGTGAGAGGAGAGGGTGGCCCAGTGGCTGCCAGTTCCCAGTCCTGAGAAGGTGGTCATGAAGACTGTGAGCTAACCTCAGTGTCTCAAACACAGGAGGAGCCTGGATCGTATGTGATTTccaaataatgttggagaggctaacTAAAGTGTCAGGCTTCCTAGCTTTTGGGTATAATTACATTTCTCAGTGTGGATGCGTTTGTTTTCTTATAACCAAATAAGGTTCATACGGGCAACTACGAATGGCTTTGCTTAACAAAAATGGAAAAGGTTAATAAATGCAACCTGGCATATGAAAGATTTTCTACCAGAGTTCATGAATGAAAACTGATAGACAGGAGTTCGGATGGTGAAAAAATCAGGAATCAGTGGGATATTCAGAGATAGTAGCAggggaattagaaaaaaaatgaatgggaCAGAAAATATTGCTTGGGAAGGAGAGAGGTGAGCTAAGGAAAACAGAAAGGGGCAAAGTATGCAACG comes from Elephas maximus indicus isolate mEleMax1 chromosome 7, mEleMax1 primary haplotype, whole genome shotgun sequence and encodes:
- the NXF1 gene encoding nuclear RNA export factor 1, which gives rise to MADEGKSYSEHDDRVSLPRRRKGRGPFRWNYGEGNRRSGRGGSGTRSSRLGEDDGDVAMVDAQDGPRVRYNPYAARPNRRGDNWHDRGRIHVTVRRDRAPPERGAAGTSQDGTSKNWFKITIPYGRKYDKAWLLSLIQSKCSVPFTPVEFHYENTRAQFFVEDASTASALKAVNYKILDRENRRISIIINPSAPPQTVQNELKPEQVEQLKLIMSKRYDGSQQALDLKGLRTDPDLVAQNIDVVLNRRSCMAASLRIIEENIPELLSLNLSNNKLYRLDDLSSIVQKAPNLKILNLSGNELKSERELDKVKALKLEELWLDGNPLCDTFRDQSTYISAIRERFPKLLRLDGHELPPPIAFDVEAPTMLPPCKGSYFGTENLKSLVLHFLQQYYGIYDSGDRQGLLDAYHDGACCSLSIPFTPQNPNRSNLAEYFKDSRNVKKLKDPSLRFRLLKHTRLNVVAFLNELPRTQHDINSFVVDISAQTSTLLCFSVSGVFKEVDGKSRDSLRAFTRTFIAVPASNSGLCIVNDELFVRNASPEEIQRAFAMPAPTPSSSPVPTLSPEQQEMLQAFSTQSGMNLEWSQKCLQDNDWDYTRSAQVFTQLKAEGKIPEVAFMK